In Bacillus sp. Cs-700, one genomic interval encodes:
- a CDS encoding metal ABC transporter permease, which translates to MSYGAWIMLTGSLVGVSCGIIGCFLILRKMAMLADAISHTVLLGIVLAYLVSHSLEGIYMLVGAGIIGLLTAFLVQVLHSSGVQSDAAIGVVFTSLFAFGVILLSAFAGKVHLDVNHALMGEITFIPWNTLTIGGMDLGPSAVWMLGTVLIINLILIFLFYKEIKISSFDPAMATAIGIPVMFIHYLLMSMVSITTVASFDSVGAILVVAMLIVPGATAYLLTDKLLAMLFISAVIGVISAIGGYYAALVWNISISGSMASIAGLIFAATFILSPRYGLLSKLLARKSVITE; encoded by the coding sequence ATGAGTTATGGAGCATGGATTATGCTTACTGGATCTCTTGTAGGTGTATCATGTGGCATCATTGGCTGTTTTCTTATTTTAAGAAAGATGGCGATGCTTGCCGATGCCATTAGCCATACCGTTTTGCTTGGCATCGTACTTGCTTACCTTGTTAGCCATTCATTAGAAGGGATTTATATGCTAGTTGGTGCTGGTATCATTGGGTTGTTAACTGCATTTCTAGTGCAGGTGCTACATTCTAGTGGCGTTCAATCAGATGCGGCAATCGGAGTGGTTTTCACTTCTTTGTTTGCCTTTGGTGTTATCCTGTTATCTGCTTTTGCAGGTAAAGTTCACCTAGATGTGAACCATGCCTTAATGGGCGAGATTACATTCATTCCATGGAACACATTAACGATCGGTGGTATGGATCTTGGTCCATCAGCAGTGTGGATGCTTGGTACTGTTCTGATTATTAATCTGATTCTCATTTTTCTCTTCTATAAAGAAATTAAAATCAGTTCGTTTGATCCAGCGATGGCCACGGCTATTGGGATTCCCGTCATGTTCATTCACTATTTATTAATGTCGATGGTATCCATTACAACCGTTGCTTCATTTGATAGTGTTGGTGCAATTCTGGTCGTGGCCATGTTAATTGTTCCAGGAGCTACCGCCTATCTATTAACAGATAAACTTCTTGCCATGCTTTTCATTAGTGCAGTTATCGGCGTGATTTCAGCAATAGGTGGTTATTATGCTGCGCTCGTTTGGAATATTTCCATCTCAGGTTCGATGGCTTCTATTGCAGGGCTTATCTTCGCCGCAACGTTTATTTTGTCACCTCGATATGGTTTATTATCAAAGCTACTCGCAAGGAAAAGCGTCATCACTGAATGA
- a CDS encoding DUF1206 domain-containing protein — protein sequence MMMDTGTAAKHKAQQASKDVKPWIRGLARVGYAAKGVIYLIIGILAFQAAFGPGGKTTDSKGAFATIAGKPFGEALLWILIVGLIGYSVWKAIQAIKDPDNYGNDTKGILIRTGFFGAGVIHLFLAYNAVSIISRAGSSSSGGKQSMSAKLLGQPFGQWVIGFIGLCFIGFGVYQVIRGYKKSFMKQLKQYEMHNQEEWWGKRAGQIGLAARGVVFTMMGVFFIQTAITANPDKTKGLDGALSELAKQPYGAILLGLVAIGFIAYGIFMFVKGKNRRMNFS from the coding sequence ATGATGATGGACACTGGGACAGCAGCAAAACACAAAGCACAACAAGCATCAAAGGATGTAAAGCCCTGGATTAGAGGACTTGCAAGAGTGGGGTATGCAGCAAAAGGCGTTATATATTTAATTATAGGTATTCTAGCATTTCAGGCAGCGTTTGGTCCTGGAGGAAAAACAACGGACTCTAAAGGCGCTTTCGCAACGATTGCAGGCAAACCTTTTGGTGAAGCCCTGCTGTGGATTCTTATTGTAGGATTAATAGGTTATTCCGTTTGGAAAGCAATTCAGGCAATTAAAGATCCTGATAATTATGGCAATGATACGAAAGGTATTTTAATACGAACAGGATTCTTTGGCGCTGGCGTCATCCATTTATTCCTTGCGTATAACGCTGTTTCGATTATTTCGAGAGCAGGTAGTTCATCTTCTGGTGGTAAACAATCAATGTCTGCTAAACTTTTAGGCCAACCATTTGGCCAGTGGGTTATTGGATTTATCGGCTTATGTTTTATAGGTTTTGGTGTTTATCAGGTAATCAGAGGGTATAAGAAATCATTTATGAAGCAACTAAAGCAGTATGAAATGCATAATCAAGAAGAATGGTGGGGTAAGCGAGCTGGACAAATTGGCCTTGCAGCGCGAGGCGTTGTTTTTACTATGATGGGTGTGTTCTTTATTCAAACAGCGATTACAGCTAACCCTGATAAAACAAAAGGGCTTGATGGCGCATTGTCAGAACTAGCGAAACAACCGTACGGCGCTATTCTGCTTGGATTAGTAGCTATTGGATTTATTGCTTACGGCATCTTTATGTTCGTTAAAGGGAAGAATAGAAGAATGAATTTTTCATAA